From the genome of Thermus albus:
CTGGCTCTAAAGCCTGTCTTCCGGGAGGATGGGGTGGTGACCGCCGGCAACTCCAGCCAGATCTCCGACGGGGCAGCGGCCCTTCTCCTGGGGGACCAGGAAAAGGCCCTGGCCTTGGGCCTTCGCCCCCGGGCCCGTTTCCTGGCCCGGGTGGTGGTGGCCGGGGATCCCACCCTGCAGCTACTGGAGGTGATCCCTGCCGCCAAAAGAGCCCTTGAGAAGGCGGGCCTATCCATTAAGGACCTGGATGTCATCGAGATCAACGAGGCCTTTGCCAGCGTGGTCCTGGCCTTCCTGCGGGAGTTCGCTCCCGACCCCGAAAAGGTGAACCCCAATGGCGGGGCCATCGCCCACGGCCATCCTCTGGGGGCCACGGGGGCTATCCTCATGACCAAGCTCCTTTACGAGCTGGAGCGCACCGGGGGGGAGTTTGGCCTGCAGGTGATGTGCATCGGCCACGGGCAGGCCACGGCCACCGTCATCCAGAGGATTTAGGGGGTGGGTATGGAAAGAAGCGCCTTGGTGACGGGCGGGGCCTCGGGGCTTGGTAGGGCAGCGGCCCTGGCCTTGCGGGATCGGGGCTATAGGGTGGTGGTTCTGGACCTCAAGTGTGGGGAGGAGGAGGGCATAACCTACCTGGAGGGGGATGTGACCCGGGAGGAGGACGCCAGACGGGCAGTGGAGCTGGCCGCTTCCCAGGCGCCCCTCTTCGCGGTGGTGAATGCGGCGGGAATCGGTTTGGCCCGCAAGGTATTGGGGCGCGAAGGCCCTCACGATCTAGAAGCCTTCCGCAAGGTGGTGGAGGTGAACCTCATGGGCACCTTCAACATCCTGCGCCTAGCCGCCTGGGCCATGAAGGAGAATCCTCCTGATGCCGAGGGGCAAAGGGGTGTGGTGGTGAACACCGCCAGCGTGGCCGCCTTTGAGGGTCAGGTGGGCCAGGTGGCCTACGCCGCCAGCAAGG
Proteins encoded in this window:
- a CDS encoding 3-hydroxyacyl-CoA dehydrogenase; the protein is MERSALVTGGASGLGRAAALALRDRGYRVVVLDLKCGEEEGITYLEGDVTREEDARRAVELAASQAPLFAVVNAAGIGLARKVLGREGPHDLEAFRKVVEVNLMGTFNILRLAAWAMKENPPDAEGQRGVVVNTASVAAFEGQVGQVAYAASKGGVVGLTLPAARELADWGIRVVTVAPGLFDTPLLQGLPEKAKASLIEQVPFPRRLGRPEEYAALVLHILENPMLNGEVIRLDGALRMAPR